In a single window of the Aminomonas paucivorans DSM 12260 genome:
- a CDS encoding ATP-NAD kinase family protein: MTEGRFPAPLRVGLLVNPVAGMGGAVGLKGTDGDSVLAEARARGAVPRAQARVRRALEELRPLADRILLLCGPGPMGEDLAREMGFSVQPLFPAPDRPTRGEDTARGAALLEDAGASLVLFAGGDGTARDVAETLETRIPAVGIPAGVKIHSAVFATDPASAGRLAVSFLEGKARQERELEVMDLDEEAYRQGRVSARLFGFLRVPYQRGRVQGLKSGTPASDRAQQAALAQGFLEIRDPKRLTLVGPGTTPRAVLDELGLEGTLLGVDALLEDRLLARDLNERDLLDLLDRHPRTLALVTPIGGQGFLFGRGNQQFSPAVLHRLGRRNILPVATPGKLQSLGGVLRLDTGDEEVDRMLSGPWRVLTGFREWAMVRAIL; the protein is encoded by the coding sequence GTGACGGAGGGTCGCTTCCCCGCCCCCCTGCGGGTGGGACTCCTGGTGAACCCCGTGGCGGGCATGGGGGGAGCGGTGGGGCTCAAGGGCACCGACGGCGATTCGGTGCTGGCGGAAGCCCGCGCGAGGGGCGCGGTTCCCCGGGCCCAGGCCCGGGTGCGCCGCGCCCTGGAGGAGCTTCGCCCCCTGGCGGACCGGATCCTCCTGCTCTGCGGCCCCGGCCCCATGGGGGAGGACCTGGCCCGGGAGATGGGCTTCTCCGTGCAGCCCCTGTTCCCCGCCCCGGATCGACCCACCCGGGGGGAGGACACGGCCCGGGGGGCGGCCCTGCTGGAGGACGCGGGGGCAAGCCTGGTGCTCTTCGCCGGGGGGGACGGAACCGCCCGGGACGTGGCGGAGACTTTGGAAACCCGCATCCCCGCAGTGGGCATCCCCGCGGGGGTGAAGATCCACTCCGCCGTCTTCGCCACGGACCCGGCCAGCGCGGGCAGGCTGGCGGTCTCGTTCCTGGAGGGCAAGGCCCGGCAGGAGCGGGAGCTGGAGGTGATGGACCTGGACGAGGAGGCCTACCGACAGGGTCGGGTTTCCGCCCGGCTCTTCGGGTTCCTCCGGGTCCCCTACCAGCGGGGACGGGTGCAGGGACTCAAGAGCGGCACCCCCGCCAGCGACCGGGCACAGCAGGCCGCTCTGGCCCAGGGGTTTCTGGAGATCCGGGACCCGAAGCGCCTGACCCTGGTGGGGCCCGGCACCACCCCCCGGGCGGTTCTGGACGAGCTGGGGCTGGAGGGAACCCTCCTGGGAGTGGATGCCCTCCTGGAGGACCGCCTCCTGGCCCGGGATCTGAACGAACGGGACCTCCTGGACCTGCTGGACCGACACCCCCGAACCCTGGCCCTGGTCACCCCCATCGGGGGACAGGGGTTCCTCTTCGGTCGGGGCAACCAGCAGTTCAGCCCGGCGGTGCTGCACCGTCTGGGACGAAGGAACATCCTGCCCGTGGCCACTCCGGGAAAGCTCCAGTCCCTGGGGGGCGTCCTGCGCCTGGACACGGGAGACGAGGAGGTGGATCGGATGCTCTCCGGGCCCTGGCGGGTTCTCACGGGGTTCCGGGAATGGGCCATGGTCCGGGCGATCCTCTAG
- the nhaC gene encoding Na+/H+ antiporter NhaC, giving the protein MSLIVFLVVALIISYGTIFVEAEVHMPIVTAAIFVALVARFVLKHSWADLEESAIQSIMAAMQANMILMSVGILVGTWILSGVVPGLIYYGLFILKPSFFPLATLLICSIIALATGSSWQTTGTIGVAMLGIGNGLGVPVPLTAGVIISGAYFGDKMSPLSDTTNLAPAVSGSNLFDHIKAMLWTTGPTYAIVAVVLTVMGMRFAGGTLDASRIQAIQAVLGAEFPISPLCFLPPLVVISMAALKIPALPGIFAGIGTAFVMCLMQGASLGDAWGVSQGGYSALFSQELADAADNAAVAALLAKQHLAGIAPEMAKDVGGMISKLVSRGGMQSMMWSVSMVICALTLGGFLERCGFLEVLLGALTKGVKRAGGLITAVIVSCIFSNAFLGDQYLSIVVPGRMFKAMFDRSGLAPRMLSRSLEDAGTLTSALIPWNTCGAYQTSVLGVSPLVYGPYAMVNWLNPIMAIVLTYLGIGIFWGKDGKDRVERRTLLEDIR; this is encoded by the coding sequence ATGTCCCTGATCGTGTTCCTGGTGGTGGCTCTCATCATTTCCTACGGCACCATCTTCGTGGAGGCGGAGGTCCACATGCCCATCGTGACCGCCGCGATCTTCGTGGCCCTGGTGGCCCGCTTCGTCCTCAAGCACTCCTGGGCGGACCTGGAGGAGTCGGCGATCCAAAGCATCATGGCGGCCATGCAGGCCAACATGATCCTCATGAGCGTGGGCATCCTGGTGGGGACCTGGATCCTCTCCGGGGTGGTGCCGGGGCTCATCTACTACGGCCTGTTCATCCTGAAGCCTTCCTTCTTTCCCCTGGCGACCCTGCTGATCTGCTCCATCATCGCCCTGGCCACCGGATCCAGCTGGCAGACCACCGGCACCATCGGCGTGGCCATGCTGGGCATCGGCAACGGCCTGGGGGTTCCCGTGCCCCTCACGGCGGGGGTCATCATCTCCGGGGCCTACTTCGGGGACAAGATGAGCCCCCTGTCGGACACCACCAACCTGGCCCCGGCGGTCTCGGGGTCCAACCTCTTCGACCACATCAAGGCCATGCTCTGGACCACCGGCCCCACCTACGCCATCGTGGCGGTGGTGCTGACGGTGATGGGCATGAGGTTCGCCGGAGGCACCCTGGACGCCAGCCGGATCCAGGCCATCCAGGCGGTGTTGGGGGCGGAGTTCCCCATCTCCCCCCTCTGCTTCCTGCCTCCCCTGGTGGTCATCTCCATGGCTGCCCTGAAGATCCCCGCCCTGCCGGGCATCTTCGCGGGCATCGGCACCGCCTTCGTCATGTGCCTGATGCAGGGGGCTTCCCTGGGCGACGCATGGGGGGTCTCCCAGGGCGGCTATTCCGCCCTCTTCTCCCAGGAGCTGGCGGACGCGGCGGACAACGCCGCCGTGGCGGCCCTCCTGGCGAAGCAGCACCTGGCAGGCATCGCCCCGGAGATGGCCAAGGACGTGGGGGGCATGATCTCCAAGCTGGTGAGCCGGGGAGGCATGCAGTCCATGATGTGGTCCGTCTCCATGGTCATCTGCGCCCTCACCCTGGGGGGCTTCCTGGAGCGCTGCGGTTTCCTGGAGGTGCTCCTGGGCGCCCTCACCAAGGGGGTCAAGCGGGCGGGAGGACTCATCACGGCGGTGATCGTGTCCTGCATCTTCTCCAACGCCTTCCTGGGGGACCAATACCTCTCCATCGTGGTGCCCGGACGGATGTTCAAGGCCATGTTCGACCGGTCGGGGCTGGCGCCCCGGATGCTCTCCCGGTCCCTGGAGGACGCGGGGACCCTCACCTCCGCCCTCATCCCCTGGAACACCTGCGGCGCCTACCAGACGTCCGTGCTGGGGGTCTCCCCCCTGGTCTACGGCCCCTACGCCATGGTGAACTGGCTCAACCCCATCATGGCCATCGTCCTCACCTACCTGGGCATCGGCATCTTCTGGGGCAAGGACGGCAAGGACCGGGTGGAACGACGCACCCTTCTGGAGGACATCCGCTAG
- a CDS encoding SDR family NAD(P)-dependent oxidoreductase has product MARYEELEDKRVLVTGAASGIGLATAKRFAAEGSRVFLVDRDGAALDAALEDSSFAGGARADVSSEEEVRGAFEALDRTLGGIDVLVSNAGISVRNPCLDIPYEQWNRVMGINLGGMFLCSREAGRRMVAQGSGVILMTASSNGTEGHRWYGDYNASKAGVILLTKTLALELAPTVRVNCVCPGYVLTPMQKAEYTPEMLARVNEGIPMKRHAEPEEVAALFAFLASDDARYFTGADLRLDGGETAGLYP; this is encoded by the coding sequence ATGGCGCGGTACGAGGAACTGGAGGACAAGCGGGTCCTGGTGACCGGGGCGGCCAGCGGCATCGGCCTGGCCACGGCGAAGCGCTTCGCCGCCGAGGGAAGCCGGGTTTTCCTGGTGGACCGGGACGGGGCGGCGCTGGACGCGGCCCTGGAGGACTCCTCCTTCGCGGGGGGCGCTCGGGCGGACGTGTCCTCGGAGGAGGAGGTTCGAGGAGCCTTCGAGGCCCTGGATCGCACCCTGGGGGGCATCGACGTGCTGGTGTCCAACGCGGGGATCAGTGTGCGCAACCCCTGCCTGGACATCCCCTACGAGCAGTGGAACCGGGTGATGGGGATCAACCTGGGGGGCATGTTCCTCTGCTCCCGTGAGGCGGGGCGGCGCATGGTCGCCCAGGGCTCCGGGGTGATCCTCATGACCGCCTCCAGCAACGGGACGGAAGGGCACCGCTGGTATGGGGACTACAACGCCTCCAAGGCGGGGGTGATCCTCCTCACCAAGACCCTGGCCCTGGAGCTGGCCCCGACGGTGCGGGTGAACTGCGTCTGCCCGGGATACGTCCTCACCCCCATGCAGAAGGCGGAGTACACCCCGGAGATGCTGGCCCGGGTGAACGAGGGCATCCCCATGAAGCGTCACGCCGAGCCGGAGGAGGTGGCGGCGCTCTTCGCCTTCCTGGCCTCCGACGACGCCCGGTACTTCACCGGGGCGGACCTGCGCCTGGACGGCGGGGAGACCGCGGGACTCTATCCGTGA
- a CDS encoding GntR family transcriptional regulator, with the protein MENHIYSSAADYAYGRLRRDIILKRLEPGQRLSEAGLAEQLEVSRTPVREALRRLGAEGLVVLVPNSGVWVASPSLQEMVDTFDVREGLECMAVERAARNATPLQLCRLEECIEREEEVFRIRDFEEYLEVNTAFHRTLAESGGNRVLADYVEKLLARTFVFMVFYEDFFERSGNPSLEDHRHLLAALRRKDGEAAVALMRAHVQTSAEDLRRTLQGHEVP; encoded by the coding sequence ATGGAAAACCACATCTACTCCTCCGCGGCGGACTACGCCTACGGCAGGCTTCGGCGGGACATCATCCTCAAGCGCCTGGAGCCGGGGCAGCGTCTCTCCGAGGCGGGGCTGGCGGAACAGCTGGAGGTGAGCCGGACCCCGGTTCGGGAGGCCCTGCGGCGCCTGGGAGCGGAGGGGCTGGTGGTCCTGGTGCCCAACAGCGGGGTCTGGGTGGCCTCCCCGTCCCTGCAGGAGATGGTGGACACCTTCGACGTGCGGGAGGGGCTGGAGTGCATGGCGGTGGAGCGGGCGGCCCGCAACGCCACGCCCCTGCAACTCTGTCGCCTGGAGGAGTGCATCGAGAGGGAGGAGGAGGTCTTCCGGATCCGGGACTTCGAGGAGTACCTGGAGGTGAACACCGCCTTCCACCGCACCCTTGCGGAATCGGGGGGCAACCGGGTGCTGGCGGACTACGTGGAGAAGCTCCTGGCCCGCACCTTCGTCTTCATGGTGTTCTACGAGGACTTCTTCGAGCGCAGCGGCAACCCCAGTCTGGAGGACCACCGACACCTTCTGGCGGCGCTGCGGCGCAAGGACGGGGAGGCTGCGGTGGCCCTCATGCGCGCCCACGTCCAGACCTCCGCGGAGGATCTGCGACGTACCCTCCAGGGGCACGAGGTGCCCTGA
- the gcvPA gene encoding aminomethyl-transferring glycine dehydrogenase subunit GcvPA, translating into MSETFVHPYIPNSDPAIQRRMLESIGARDIEEFYACIPEALRFRGRMDLPAPLASEAALRRHVMGVLDRNRTCDEALSFLGGGCYQAQVPAVCDEVNRRSEFLTAYAGEPYEDHGRFQALFEYESLMAELLETEVVNVPTYDGSQAAATALRMACRITGRDEVLVSAATNPDRLRVIRNYLRPDVKVTLFGFHAATGEADLEDLNRKLSSSTASVYFENPSFLGGIGTLGQQMADAAHAVGGLLTVFADPASLGVLTPPSGYGADLTCGEIQPLGIHMYYGGGRGGFIASADEERFVQEYPSRLFGVAPTEKGEWGFGDVAWERTSFAKREDGKEFVGTAAALWGITAGVYLALMGPKGMQELGTGLMQRARYLAKRLNELPGVKAPALTGTPFREFPVNFDGTGLSVKEINRRLLERNIYGGQDLSEEFPSLGQSALYCTSELHTDADLDRLASELAACLKG; encoded by the coding sequence ATGAGCGAGACGTTCGTGCACCCCTACATCCCCAACTCGGACCCGGCGATCCAGCGCCGGATGCTGGAATCCATCGGCGCCCGGGACATCGAGGAATTCTACGCCTGCATCCCCGAGGCCCTGCGCTTCCGGGGCCGCATGGACCTGCCCGCACCCCTGGCCTCCGAGGCGGCGCTGCGCCGCCACGTCATGGGGGTCCTGGACCGCAACCGAACCTGCGACGAGGCTCTGAGCTTCCTGGGAGGGGGCTGCTACCAGGCCCAGGTCCCGGCGGTGTGCGACGAGGTGAACCGGCGGTCGGAGTTCCTCACCGCCTACGCCGGGGAGCCCTATGAGGACCACGGGCGCTTCCAGGCCCTCTTCGAGTACGAGAGCCTCATGGCGGAGCTGCTGGAGACGGAGGTGGTGAACGTGCCCACCTACGACGGCTCCCAGGCCGCCGCCACGGCGCTGCGCATGGCCTGCCGCATCACCGGGCGGGACGAGGTGCTGGTCAGCGCCGCCACGAACCCCGACCGGCTCCGGGTGATCCGCAACTATCTGCGCCCGGACGTGAAGGTGACCCTCTTCGGCTTCCACGCCGCCACGGGGGAGGCGGACCTGGAGGACCTGAACCGGAAGCTCTCCTCCTCCACCGCCTCGGTCTACTTCGAGAACCCCTCCTTTCTGGGGGGCATCGGGACCCTGGGACAACAGATGGCCGATGCGGCCCACGCCGTCGGGGGGCTGCTGACGGTCTTCGCGGATCCCGCCTCCCTGGGGGTGCTCACCCCTCCCAGCGGCTACGGGGCGGACCTGACCTGCGGGGAGATCCAGCCTCTGGGCATCCACATGTACTACGGCGGCGGCCGGGGGGGCTTCATCGCCTCCGCCGACGAGGAACGGTTCGTGCAGGAGTACCCCTCCCGGCTCTTCGGCGTCGCCCCCACGGAGAAGGGGGAATGGGGCTTCGGGGACGTGGCCTGGGAGCGCACCTCCTTCGCCAAGCGGGAGGACGGCAAGGAGTTCGTGGGCACCGCCGCGGCCCTGTGGGGCATCACCGCGGGGGTCTACCTGGCCCTCATGGGCCCCAAAGGAATGCAGGAGCTGGGGACGGGGCTCATGCAGCGGGCCCGATACCTGGCAAAGCGCCTGAACGAGCTTCCCGGGGTGAAGGCCCCCGCCCTCACCGGGACCCCCTTCCGGGAGTTCCCGGTGAACTTCGACGGCACGGGGCTTTCGGTGAAGGAGATCAACCGGCGGCTCCTGGAGCGGAACATCTACGGCGGTCAGGACCTGTCCGAAGAATTCCCCTCCCTGGGGCAGAGCGCCCTGTACTGCACCTCGGAGCTGCACACCGACGCGGACCTGGACCGGCTGGCCTCGGAGCTGGCCGCCTGCCTGAAGGGATAG
- the gcvPB gene encoding aminomethyl-transferring glycine dehydrogenase subunit GcvPB — protein sequence MKTNPKTEPRDFHQARWDEPILFELSSPGERGVQVPAPGPAAAACGDPLRDLPEGMRRKTPPALPEMAQMRVLRHYLRLSQENLGADLNVDIGQGTCTMKYSPKINDQFAASPKLAELHPLQDPSTVQGALEILHETERFLKEVSGLDRFCLHPGGGSQAILGIGSVIRNWVDAQGLSGQKDEIVTTIFSHPSNPAVAKIKGFKVVTVYPDPVTGRPDLEAFKAAVNERTAALLITNPEDIGIYNPHIREMTDLVHSVGGLCSYDQANANGILGITRAKEAGFDLCFFNLHKTFSSPHGCGGPGSGVFGVREHLVPFLPAPVVDKDAQGRFFLQYQGVDRENRIKDYYGVLPAIVRAYAWILSLGDEGLREVARVSILNNNYIFRKILQIPGFEAPYAKGEHRMEQVRYSMQDLMDATGCGIGDVQNRIFDYGMHIWSSHEPWLVPQPFTVEPTESYSVEEMDEYVAVLERIAREARENPEILKHAPHRSTIHHVDHDALEDPKRWAITWRAYQRKYRGYFEPRS from the coding sequence ATGAAGACCAACCCCAAGACGGAACCCCGGGACTTCCACCAGGCCCGGTGGGACGAACCCATCCTCTTCGAGCTTTCCTCCCCCGGGGAGCGGGGCGTCCAGGTGCCCGCTCCGGGTCCCGCCGCGGCGGCCTGCGGCGACCCCCTTCGGGATCTGCCCGAGGGCATGAGGCGGAAGACCCCCCCGGCGCTGCCGGAGATGGCCCAGATGCGGGTGCTGCGGCACTACCTGCGCCTCTCCCAGGAGAACCTGGGGGCGGACCTGAACGTGGACATCGGCCAGGGCACCTGCACCATGAAGTACAGCCCCAAGATCAACGACCAGTTCGCCGCCTCCCCCAAGCTGGCGGAGCTGCACCCCCTGCAGGACCCCTCCACGGTGCAGGGAGCCCTGGAGATCCTCCACGAGACGGAGCGCTTCCTGAAGGAAGTGTCCGGACTCGATCGGTTCTGCCTGCACCCCGGCGGGGGCTCCCAGGCCATCCTGGGCATCGGCTCGGTGATCCGCAACTGGGTGGACGCCCAGGGCCTGAGCGGCCAGAAGGACGAGATCGTCACCACCATCTTCTCCCACCCCTCCAACCCGGCGGTGGCGAAGATCAAGGGCTTCAAGGTGGTCACCGTCTACCCCGACCCGGTGACGGGGCGCCCGGACCTGGAGGCCTTCAAGGCCGCGGTGAACGAGCGCACCGCCGCCCTGCTCATCACCAACCCCGAGGACATCGGGATCTACAACCCCCACATCCGGGAGATGACGGACCTGGTGCACTCCGTGGGGGGGCTGTGCAGCTACGACCAGGCCAACGCCAACGGCATCCTGGGCATCACCCGGGCCAAGGAGGCAGGCTTCGACCTGTGCTTCTTCAACCTGCACAAGACCTTCTCCTCCCCCCACGGCTGCGGCGGCCCGGGCAGCGGCGTGTTCGGGGTTCGGGAGCACCTGGTGCCCTTCCTGCCCGCCCCGGTGGTGGACAAGGACGCCCAGGGCCGGTTCTTCCTCCAGTACCAGGGAGTGGACCGGGAGAACCGCATCAAGGACTACTACGGGGTACTGCCCGCCATCGTGCGGGCCTACGCCTGGATCCTGAGCCTGGGGGACGAGGGGCTGCGCGAGGTGGCCCGGGTCTCCATCCTCAACAACAACTACATCTTCCGCAAGATCCTTCAGATCCCCGGCTTCGAGGCTCCCTACGCGAAGGGAGAGCACCGGATGGAGCAGGTGCGCTACAGCATGCAGGATCTGATGGACGCCACGGGGTGCGGCATCGGGGACGTGCAGAACCGGATCTTCGACTACGGCATGCACATCTGGAGCAGCCACGAACCCTGGCTGGTGCCCCAACCCTTCACGGTCGAACCCACGGAGTCCTACTCCGTGGAGGAGATGGACGAATACGTGGCGGTGCTGGAGCGCATCGCCCGGGAGGCTCGGGAGAACCCGGAGATCCTGAAGCATGCCCCCCATCGCAGCACCATCCACCATGTGGACCACGACGCCCTGGAGGACCCGAAGCGCTGGGCCATCACCTGGCGGGCCTACCAGAGGAAGTACCGGGGCTACTTCGAGCCCCGAAGCTAG
- a CDS encoding SDR family NAD(P)-dependent oxidoreductase, which yields MNWERQFGLSGKTVAVTGGASGIGRGCAEFLLGVGASVAVFDLDEVKGREFEATSGGKARFFRCNVADEASVKAAVEGALATFGGLYGFVHCAGVIRRKSAPDLEEKDWNLVVDVSLKGAYLMAKHVMPVLAQGGGGSVVLIGSGWGVKGGPTAVSYCAAKGGVVNLTRALAIDHGAQNIRVNCVCPGDVDTPLLRDEARQLGYDLDKWLAESAERPIHRLGTPEDIAKAVYFFLSDLSPWASGSILVIDGGGTA from the coding sequence ATGAACTGGGAGCGGCAATTCGGTCTTTCCGGCAAGACGGTGGCGGTCACGGGAGGAGCCTCGGGCATCGGCCGGGGCTGCGCGGAATTTCTTCTGGGCGTGGGGGCCTCCGTGGCGGTGTTCGACCTGGACGAGGTCAAGGGGCGGGAGTTCGAGGCCACCTCGGGAGGCAAGGCCCGGTTCTTCCGGTGCAACGTGGCGGACGAGGCCTCGGTGAAGGCCGCCGTGGAGGGCGCCCTGGCGACCTTCGGGGGGCTCTACGGCTTCGTGCACTGCGCCGGGGTGATCCGCCGCAAGAGCGCCCCGGATCTGGAGGAGAAGGATTGGAACCTGGTGGTGGACGTGAGCCTCAAGGGTGCCTACCTGATGGCCAAACACGTCATGCCCGTCCTGGCCCAGGGAGGCGGGGGCAGCGTGGTGCTCATCGGCTCCGGCTGGGGCGTCAAGGGCGGCCCCACCGCGGTGTCCTACTGCGCCGCCAAAGGCGGGGTGGTGAACCTCACCCGAGCCCTGGCCATCGACCACGGAGCCCAGAACATCCGGGTGAACTGCGTCTGCCCCGGGGACGTGGACACCCCCCTGCTGCGGGACGAGGCCCGGCAGCTGGGCTACGACCTGGACAAGTGGCTGGCGGAGAGCGCCGAACGCCCCATCCACCGCCTGGGCACCCCGGAGGACATCGCCAAGGCGGTGTACTTCTTCCTGAGCGATCTCTCCCCCTGGGCCAGCGGCTCCATCCTGGTCATCGACGGGGGCGGCACCGCCTGA